Proteins co-encoded in one Opitutus terrae PB90-1 genomic window:
- the mutL gene encoding DNA mismatch repair endonuclease MutL codes for MAKVRILSDRVANQIAAGEVIERPAAVVKELVENALDAGATRIEVEFRHGGRSLMRVEDNGSGMSRDDALLALERHATSKISEAADLDRLGSYGFRGEALPSIASVSRFELQTREAGQNVGTEVLVSGGKLVHVRDCGRPVGTRIEVAQLFNSVPARRKFLKSDQTEAAHIVQCVRLYALACPGTAFSLIEDGRVIFRSPECPTLAERIAEIFGRQTAESLVPIESVESGMRLGGLIGRPGVGRGTRHEMIVFVNQRPVDSRTLNYALIESYYESVPKGRYPLAFVFFECDPAAVDVNVHPAKREVRFRNEPAVRSFVIRSVLQRLREIADHRSDFAQPSADNMPKPESPGAPAAHGRKDDAPAAHAEGRAATPLAAGNLIVTARFGAESTPYLEKSGAIAGARPAGVLPPAVPRIPAAPMPVNAGAAAVPAPLKPASPSWRFVGLAHGNYALFETTAGLILLDRRAAHERVWFERLQEQFRSGAVPSQRLLLPVPVELDPIAAALLLDRVQFLNAHGFEIAEFGRNFFRIEAVPAWMEPADAEPFLRDLLGAFREGHWPDRDANLAREELARLASVKAVRLPAVTGEQELRALVTHLFATRTPMTNPAGRPTYIELNHAELARRFQK; via the coding sequence ATGGCCAAAGTCCGGATCCTGTCCGATCGCGTCGCGAACCAGATCGCCGCGGGCGAAGTCATCGAACGTCCCGCCGCGGTCGTGAAGGAACTCGTGGAAAACGCGCTCGACGCCGGCGCGACGCGGATCGAGGTGGAATTCCGGCACGGCGGCCGGTCGTTGATGCGCGTCGAGGACAACGGCTCCGGCATGTCGCGCGACGACGCGCTGCTCGCGCTCGAACGGCATGCGACCAGCAAGATCAGCGAGGCCGCCGATCTCGACCGGCTGGGGAGCTACGGCTTCCGCGGCGAGGCGCTGCCGTCGATCGCGAGCGTGTCGCGATTCGAGCTGCAGACGCGCGAGGCCGGCCAGAACGTGGGCACCGAGGTGCTGGTGAGCGGCGGCAAGCTGGTGCACGTGCGCGACTGTGGTCGGCCCGTCGGCACGCGGATCGAGGTGGCACAGCTGTTCAACTCGGTGCCCGCGCGGCGGAAATTTCTCAAGAGCGACCAGACCGAGGCGGCCCATATCGTGCAATGCGTGCGGCTGTATGCCCTGGCCTGTCCGGGAACGGCTTTCTCTCTCATCGAGGACGGACGCGTGATTTTCCGCTCGCCGGAATGCCCTACACTCGCAGAGCGGATTGCGGAAATTTTCGGTCGGCAGACCGCCGAGTCGCTCGTGCCGATCGAATCGGTGGAATCCGGCATGCGGCTCGGCGGGCTGATCGGCCGGCCAGGTGTGGGCCGCGGCACGCGGCATGAGATGATCGTGTTCGTGAACCAGCGGCCAGTCGACAGCCGGACGCTGAACTATGCGCTGATCGAGAGCTATTACGAGTCCGTGCCGAAGGGGCGCTATCCGCTGGCGTTCGTGTTTTTCGAGTGTGATCCCGCGGCGGTCGACGTGAACGTGCATCCGGCAAAGCGCGAGGTGCGGTTCCGCAACGAGCCCGCGGTCCGCAGCTTTGTGATCCGGTCGGTGCTGCAGCGGCTGAGGGAGATTGCCGACCATCGATCCGACTTCGCCCAGCCTTCGGCGGACAACATGCCCAAGCCCGAGTCGCCAGGCGCGCCGGCGGCGCACGGGCGGAAGGACGACGCGCCTGCAGCGCATGCCGAGGGTAGGGCGGCGACTCCGCTCGCCGCCGGGAACCTGATTGTAACGGCGCGCTTCGGCGCGGAGTCCACGCCGTACCTCGAGAAATCCGGGGCGATCGCGGGTGCGCGGCCGGCGGGGGTGTTGCCGCCCGCGGTGCCGCGAATACCGGCCGCGCCAATGCCGGTGAATGCCGGAGCCGCCGCCGTACCGGCGCCGCTCAAGCCCGCTTCGCCCTCGTGGCGGTTTGTCGGACTGGCGCACGGCAACTACGCGCTGTTCGAGACGACCGCGGGTCTGATCCTGCTGGATCGCCGGGCGGCGCACGAGCGCGTCTGGTTCGAGCGGCTGCAGGAACAGTTTCGCTCCGGCGCGGTGCCGAGCCAGCGGCTGCTGCTGCCGGTGCCGGTGGAACTCGATCCGATCGCCGCGGCGTTGCTGCTGGACCGAGTGCAGTTTCTCAACGCGCACGGGTTCGAGATCGCGGAGTTTGGCCGAAATTTTTTCCGCATCGAGGCGGTGCCGGCGTGGATGGAGCCCGCGGATGCCGAGCCGTTCCTGCGCGATCTGCTCGGGGCATTCCGCGAGGGCCACTGGCCCGATCGCGACGCCAACCTCGCGCGGGAGGAACTGGCCCGACTCGCCTCGGTCAAAGCGGTCCGCCTGCCCGCCGTCACGGGCGAGCAGGAGCTCCGGGCCTTGGTCACGCACTTGTTCGCCACGCGTACGCCCATGACCAATCCAGCCGGCCGACCGACCTACATTGAGCTGAATCACGCGGAGCTGGCGCGGCGGTTCCAAAAATGA